The Trichosurus vulpecula isolate mTriVul1 chromosome 3, mTriVul1.pri, whole genome shotgun sequence genome includes a window with the following:
- the LOC118843473 gene encoding LOW QUALITY PROTEIN: proliferation-associated protein 2G4-like (The sequence of the model RefSeq protein was modified relative to this genomic sequence to represent the inferred CDS: deleted 2 bases in 1 codon), giving the protein MSGEDEQQEQTIAKDLVVTKYKTGGDIANRVLRVVVEASTSGASVLGLCEKGDAMIMEETGKIFKKEKDMKKGIAFPTSISVNNCVCHFSPLKSDQDYILKEGDLVKIDLGVHVDGFIANVAHSFVVDASKGTPVTGRKADVIKAAHLCAEAALRLVKPGNQNTQVTDAWNKVAHSFNCTPIEGMLSHQLKQHVIDGEKTIIQNPTDQQKKDQEKAEFEVHEVYAVDVLVSSGEGKAKDAGQRTTIYKRDPSKQYGLKMKTSRAFFSEVERRFDAMPFTLRAFEDEKKARMGVVECAKHELLQPFNVLYEKEGEFVAQFKFTVLLMPNGPMRITSGPFEPELYKSELEVQDAELKALLQSSASRKTQKKKKKKASKTAENATTGETAEENEAED; this is encoded by the exons ATGTCAGGCGAAGACGAGCAGCAGGAACAGACGATCGCCAAGGACCTGGTGGTGACCAAGTACAAGACG GGGGGCGACATCGCCAACCGAGTCCTGAGGGTGGTGGTAGAGGCATCAACCTCAGGTGCATCGGTGCTGGGTCTGTGTGAGAAGGGTGATGCCATGATCATggaggagacaggaaagatcttcaagaaggaaaaggatatgaagaaaggtatTGCCTTCCCTACAAGCATCTCGGTAAATAACTGTGTCTGTCACTTCTCCCCCTTGAAGAGCGACCAGGACTACATCCTCAAGGAGGGTGACTTAGTAAAAATTGACCTAGGAGTCCATGTGGATGGCTTCATTGCAAATGTGGCCCACAGTTTCGTGGTTGATGCATCTAAGGGCACCCCGGTGACTGGGAGAAAAGCAGATGTGATTAAGGCAGCTCACCTGTGTGCAGAGGCAGCCCTGCGCCTGGTCAAGCCTGGAAACCAGAACACACAAGTTACGGATGCCTGGAACAAAGTTGCCCATTCATTTAACTGCACACCAATAGAAGGTATGTTGTCCCACCAATTGAAGCAACATGTCATTGATGGAGAAAAAACCATCATTCAAAACCCCACAGACCAGCAGAAGAAGGACCAAGAAAAGGCTGAGTTTGAAGTCCATGAAGTCTATGCTGTGGATGTTCTTGTGAGCTCAGGAGAGGGCAAGGCCAAGGATGCAGGACAGAGAACTACCATCTATAAGCGGGATCCTTCAAAACAGTACGGtctaaaaatgaaaacttcccgTGCCTTTTTTAGCGAGGTGGAGAGGCGATTCGATGCCATGCCATTCACTCTCAGGGCATTTGAGGATGAAAAGAAAGCCCGGATGGGTGTGGTGGAATGTGCTAAACATGAGCTTCTCCAGCCATTCAATGTTCTGTATGAGAAGGAAGGTGAGTTTGTTGCGCAGTTCAAATTCACAGTACTCCTCATGCCCAATGGTCCCATGCGGATAACTAGTGGTCCCTTTGAGCCTGAGCTGTACAAGTCTGAGCTAGAGGTCCAGGATGCAGAGCTAAAGGCACTCCTTCAGAGTTCAGCCAGTCGGaagacccagaaaaagaaaaaaaagaaggcctCCAAGACTGCAGAGAATGCCACCACTGGGGAAACGGCGGAAGAGAATGAAGCTGAGGACTGA